Proteins from a single region of Mytilus trossulus isolate FHL-02 chromosome 2, PNRI_Mtr1.1.1.hap1, whole genome shotgun sequence:
- the LOC134707544 gene encoding uncharacterized protein LOC134707544 produces the protein MTSTQSQHHISQWHQSEPPNKYWFSKVNLICDHIHVDCIIDGRLQIAYETLKVLTSKGTEEQNRDVKDAEFVEDPHPFKAKEAKSITEFELLLTTKNKMKNKEDIEQVTHGGDSMLHLSIKYKHECLLRYLLHNGGNPYKRNRKSLSPLQIAFKINEQHLAIPMSYYILRDFTKCVFISVDLNDKLWTGWKCECKRHSLEKRELCSMNCIVVVETDSARVPGNFFFKGLDVIFDPLANQHLELGHVLSDLNNNLDNDNRSIYPELPKRDLRYLFSKHSNLRFICPSLVRSVNYSNPNLDHELKREHCLRFILKNKGIIPIKESHLPCDIDGLATDCVELADDAIAWLTETQNSYRLLSLQTNVNKASIITSLCDDSCQASVKIVDSDGRVSLSDQMFNQDSTDEYICVQKAIFTFPLDQLNNG, from the exons ATGACATCAACACAAAGTCAACACCATATTTCGCAGTGGCATCAGAGTGAACCACCAAATAAAT ATTGGTTCTCCAAAGTAAACCTGATATGTGATCATATCCACGTTGATTGCATTATTGATGGAAGATTACAAATTGCATACGAAACATTGAAAGTGTTAACCTCAAAAGGCACAGAGGAACAAAATC GCGATGTAAAAGATGCCGAATTTGTAGAAGATCCTCACCCTTTTAAGGCAAAAGAAGCAAAATCAATTACAGAATTTGAGTTATtattaacaacaaaaaataagatgaaaaataaagaagatatagAACAAGTAACACATGGAGGAGATTCAATGCTTCACCTATCTATCAAATATAAGCATGAATGTCTGTTACGATATCTACTTCATAATGGTGGCAATCCGTATAAGAGGAACCGGAAGTCTCTTTCTCCATTACAAATTGCTTTTAAAATCAATGAACAACATCTTGCCATTCCTATGTCTTATTACATTTTACGAGATTTTACGAAATGTGTGTTTATTTCTGTTGATCTGAATGATAAACTATGGACAGGATGGAAATGTGAATGTAAACGTCACAGTTTAGAGAAAAGAGAACTGTGTTCTATGAATTGTATTGTGGTGGTTGAAACTGACAGTGCAAGAGTCCCGGGTAACTTTTTCTTCAAAGGCCTTGATGTTATATTTGACCCACTTGCAAATCAACATTTAGAGTTAGGTCATGTTCTTTCAGATCTCAATAATAATTTGGACAACGACAATAGATCAATATATCCAGAATTACCAAAGAGAGACTTGAGatatttgttttccaaacataGCAATCTCAGATTTATTTGTCCGTCGTTAGTGCGTTCAGTTAATTATTCTAACCCTAATCTAGATCATGAACTAAAACGAGAACACTGTCTTCGATTCATTCTGAAGAATAAGGGTATCATACCAATTAAGGAGAGTCACTTGCCTTGTGATATAGACGGACTTGCAACAGACTGTGTAGAACTAGCCGATGATGCAATTGCTTGGTTGACAGAAACACAGAATTCATATCGACTATTATCACTTCAAACCAATGTTAATAAAGCGTCAATTATAACATCGCTCTGTGATGACAGTTGTCAGGCGTCAGTTAAAATTGTTGATTCTGATGGCCGAGTTTCTTTATCAGATCAAATGTTTAATCAAGATTCCACAGATGAATACATTTGTGTACAAAAAGCTATATTTACCTTTCCACTTGATCAATTAAATAATGGTTAA